In the genome of Thermovirga sp., the window GAAAATCAATCGCGCCGGCTGACAGGAAGGGTGTCCTGCTCTTTTCCCGACTGGTCGGGGACAAATGCAGACATATAACTGTCGATCTTGACGAGATGCTGCCACTGCCCGTGCCGGGGCAGTTTTATATGATCAGGGAATGGGGGGTGTTCGATCCCCTCCTCGGTCGTCCTCTCGCCTCGATTGCTTCCGAGGGTCGCCGACTTGAGTTCCTTTTCCAGGTGACTGGAAGAGGAACAAGCCGCCTGGCATCGTTGTCTCCGGGAGCCACCCTTGAACTGAGAGGTCCCTGCGGGAACGGTTTCCCTGAATCGGCCGGGAAAAAACTTCTGCTGGTTGCCGGCACGTTGGGAATCGCCCCTTTTCTTGGGTCTGCCTCGGTACTTTGCGGCAAGGCAGATGTTACGGTCGTGCTCGGTGTGCCTGGCAAGGGTTGGGAGGCCTTCGCCAAATGGTGCAAGGAAAGGATACCTGGTATCCGGTTGAACTCCGACGACGGCTCCCTCGGGAAGCGGGGTGACCCCGTGGAGGACTCCCTCTCCTTGGCTGGTCCGGCTCACGAGGTGTGGGGTTGCGGCCCCGAAGCCATGCTGCGGGAAATGGGAAGGATTTACGGAAAGGGTTGCGAAAGAGTGTTCGTCAGCATGGAAAGAAGAATGGGCTGCGGAATTGGTGGATGCCTGGGTTGTACCATCGCTACGGCTTCGGGGATGAAGAGAGTTTGCGTAGACGGC includes:
- a CDS encoding dihydroorotate dehydrogenase translates to MGKSIAPADRKGVLLFSRLVGDKCRHITVDLDEMLPLPVPGQFYMIREWGVFDPLLGRPLASIASEGRRLEFLFQVTGRGTSRLASLSPGATLELRGPCGNGFPESAGKKLLLVAGTLGIAPFLGSASVLCGKADVTVVLGVPGKGWEAFAKWCKERIPGIRLNSDDGSLGKRGDPVEDSLSLAGPAHEVWGCGPEAMLREMGRIYGKGCERVFVSMERRMGCGIGGCLGCTIATASGMKRVCVDGPVFEWRDVFGEDHGI